In the Salmo trutta chromosome 33, fSalTru1.1, whole genome shotgun sequence genome, one interval contains:
- the map7a gene encoding ensconsin isoform X2: MPCSVHSSNMAVIQEKQRETPSKKPVSQEDRKGLSTRDNQDNQKESRAERQGEKGNDDMKPCNSEKRRAVMCVPASFKSAVISNNTTSHGNPAGPQVLKVDERLRLAKERREEHEKQLVSRELGWLAREERARRLYEQQLEERKRRLQEQREKEEKRRTALERREEHKKQLVSRELDRLAREKRAMRHYEQQMEERKRRLQEQREKEARRRTAVEEKRRQRMKEESERYESVVKKTLEKSQRIKQRLSQGSRGRKTDNKSVAPRRSPLTAWERALVSRLLTPTCSYLARSRSRSHNCQSREEEVVHICPRSVSCHSMPATATNSHKSPRRSGTTDHHLAQADLRTDYRADYRSIIQANYQVATSPSHSRTSHRSINAAQLKAAQQEENERTARRNTQQPHIPNAPMKALPTNPLPNGGVKALPTNPQCRAAVPSPERKPVIRHTSVIRQPLSQQLELELDPVPEEDTVPVPNHTLSPGNSRPIRTPAAAWDQVQPFLHSPEPQTQRETTLSTEGSADEAEHLKVKALPPGATPSPRPSAGTMDPEEASRLLAEKRREARLKREREEEESLRREEFERRGREELEHRRVEQRARLEAEAKWLVEERKRREEDEQKHAEEERASAEEEKALRAMQEAALLQKQRELEETQAREKAEQQRLERDKHFQEEEEQRQERKKRLELIMRRTRKEKPVLNGNSNDNSSSPEEAQPKENTEPVKNSKGTLEGVINLGVVVGTGTKPSKLGLSDTEDMVPVVAFKERRSLRTLTGMEEIQSHQRTVI, encoded by the exons AAAAAGGCAATGACGACATGAAGCCCTGTAAttcagagaagaggagagcagtcATGTGTGTTCCTGCCTCCTTCAAATCAGCTGTGATCAGTAACAACACAACCAGCCATGGAAACCCAGCAG GCCCACAGGTACTGAAGGTTGATGAGAGACTGAGACTAGCGAAAGAGCGGAGGGAGGAGCATGAGAAACAACTTG TGTCCAGAGAGCTGGGCTGGTTGGCTCGAGAGGAGAGGGCCAGGCGTCTCTATGAACAacagctggaggagaggaagaggaggctacaGGAGCagcgagagaaggaggagaagaggaggactgCGCTGGAGCGGAGGGAGGAGCATAAGAAACAGCTTG TTTCCAGAGAGCTGGACCGGTTGGCTCGAGAGAAGCGGGCCATGCGTCACTATGAGCagcagatggaggagaggaagaggaggcttcaggagcagagagagaaggaggcgaggaggcGCACTGCcgtggaggagaagaggaggcagagaatgAAGGAGGAATCA GAGCGCTATGAATCTGTGGTGAAGAAGACCTTGGAGAAGAGCCAGAGGATTAAGCAAAGACTCAGCCAGGGCTCTCGAGGAAGGAAGACCGACAACAAGAGCG TAGCTCCTCGCCGCTCCCCCCTGACTGCCTGGGAGAGGGCTCTGGTCAGTCgcctcctcacccctacctgcTCCTACCTAgccaggagcaggagcaggagtcATAATTGTCAGTCAAGAGAAGAAGAAG TTGTCCATATTTGTCCCCGTTCAGTTTCATGCCACTCCATGCCTGCCACTGCCACCAACTCTCACAAATCACCACGCCGCTCTGGCACAACTGACCACCACCTGGCGCAGGCAGACCTCCGGACAGACTACCGGGCTGACTACCGGTCTATCATCCAGGCAAACTACCAGGTAGCCACCTCCCCCAGTCACAGCCGTACAAGCCATAGATCCATCAATGCGGCACAG TTAAAAGCAGCACAGCAGGAGGAAAATGAGAGGACGGCCAGGAGGAATACTCAGCAGCCTCACATACCCAACGCTCCCATGAAAGcattacccacaaacccactACCCAACGGTGGCGTGAAAGCGTTACCCACAAACCCACAGTGCAGAGCAGCAGTGCCCTCACCAGAACG taaACCTGTGATCAGACACACATCTGTGATCAGACAGCCCCTATCACAGCAGTTAGAGCTGGAACTGGACCCTGTACCAGAGGAGGACACTGTTCCAGTCCCCAACCATACCCTCTCCCCTGGGAACTCACGGCCCATCAGGACCCCAGCTGCAGCGTGGGACCAGGTCCAACCATTCCTACACTCCCCAGAACCTCAGACTCAGAGAGAAACCACACTTAGTACTGAAGGCAGTGCAGATGAGGCTGAGCATCTAAAAGTGAAAG ccctccctcccGGAGCCACTCCCAGCCCAAGGCCCTCTGCTGGCACCATGGACCCAGAGGAGGCCTCGCGGCTCCTGGccgagaagaggagagaggcccgcctgaagagagagagagaggaggaggaaagcctGCGCAGGGAAGAGTTTGAGAG GCGAGGCAGAGAGGAGCTGGAGCACAGGAGGGTAGAGCAGCGAGCACGGCTGGAGGCTGAGGCCAAGtggctggtagaggagaggaagaggagggaggaagatgaGCAGAAACatgcagaggaggagagagccagTGCAGAAGAAGAGAAAGCCCTCAGAGCCATGCAGGAAGCTGCTCTCCTCCAGAAGCAG AGAGAGTTGGAGGAGACCCAGGCCAGGGAGAAGGCAGAGCAGCAGAGGCTGGAGAGAGACAAACacttccaggaggaggaggaacaacgacaggagagaaaaaag CGACTGGAGTTGATCATGAGGAGAACTAGGAAAGAA AAGCCTGTCCTGAATGGGAACTCAAACGATAACTCCTCCTCTCCAGAGGAAGCCCAACCAAAAGAGAACACTGAGCCTGTTAAGAATAGCAAAGGCACTTTAGAAGGGGTCATCAACCTAGGGGTCGTTGTCGGGACAGGGACCAAGCCGTCCAAGCTAGGTCTGAGTGACACGGAAGACATGGTTCCTGTTGTGGCCTTCAAAGAACGCAG GTCCCTGAGAACTCTGACAGGCATGGAGGAGATCCAGTCCCATCAGCGAACTG
- the map7a gene encoding ensconsin isoform X1, protein MPCSVHSSNMAVIQEKQRETPSKKPVSQEDRKGLSTRDNQDNQKESRAERQGEKGNDDMKPCNSEKRRAVMCVPASFKSAVISNNTTSHGNPAGPQVLKVDERLRLAKERREEHEKQLVSRELGWLAREERARRLYEQQLEERKRRLQEQREKEEKRRTALERREEHKKQLVSRELDRLAREKRAMRHYEQQMEERKRRLQEQREKEARRRTAVEEKRRQRMKEESERYESVVKKTLEKSQRIKQRLSQGSRGRKTDNKSVAPRRSPLTAWERALVSRLLTPTCSYLARSRSRSHNCQSREEEVVHICPRSVSCHSMPATATNSHKSPRRSGTTDHHLAQADLRTDYRADYRSIIQANYQVATSPSHSRTSHRSINAAQLKAAQQEENERTARRNTQQPHIPNAPMKALPTNPLPNGGVKALPTNPQCRAAVPSPERKPVIRHTSVIRQPLSQQLELELDPVPEEDTVPVPNHTLSPGNSRPIRTPAAAWDQVQPFLHSPEPQTQRETTLSTEGSADEAEHLKVKALPPGATPSPRPSAGTMDPEEASRLLAEKRREARLKREREEEESLRREEFERRGREELEHRRVEQRARLEAEAKWLVEERKRREEDEQKHAEEERASAEEEKALRAMQEAALLQKQRELEETQAREKAEQQRLERDKHFQEEEEQRQERKKRLELIMRRTRKEKPVLNGNSNDNSSSPEEAQPKENTEPVKNSKGTLEGVINLGVVVGTGTKPSKLGLSDTEDMVPVVAFKERRSLRTLTGMEEIQSHQRTEVI, encoded by the exons AAAAAGGCAATGACGACATGAAGCCCTGTAAttcagagaagaggagagcagtcATGTGTGTTCCTGCCTCCTTCAAATCAGCTGTGATCAGTAACAACACAACCAGCCATGGAAACCCAGCAG GCCCACAGGTACTGAAGGTTGATGAGAGACTGAGACTAGCGAAAGAGCGGAGGGAGGAGCATGAGAAACAACTTG TGTCCAGAGAGCTGGGCTGGTTGGCTCGAGAGGAGAGGGCCAGGCGTCTCTATGAACAacagctggaggagaggaagaggaggctacaGGAGCagcgagagaaggaggagaagaggaggactgCGCTGGAGCGGAGGGAGGAGCATAAGAAACAGCTTG TTTCCAGAGAGCTGGACCGGTTGGCTCGAGAGAAGCGGGCCATGCGTCACTATGAGCagcagatggaggagaggaagaggaggcttcaggagcagagagagaaggaggcgaggaggcGCACTGCcgtggaggagaagaggaggcagagaatgAAGGAGGAATCA GAGCGCTATGAATCTGTGGTGAAGAAGACCTTGGAGAAGAGCCAGAGGATTAAGCAAAGACTCAGCCAGGGCTCTCGAGGAAGGAAGACCGACAACAAGAGCG TAGCTCCTCGCCGCTCCCCCCTGACTGCCTGGGAGAGGGCTCTGGTCAGTCgcctcctcacccctacctgcTCCTACCTAgccaggagcaggagcaggagtcATAATTGTCAGTCAAGAGAAGAAGAAG TTGTCCATATTTGTCCCCGTTCAGTTTCATGCCACTCCATGCCTGCCACTGCCACCAACTCTCACAAATCACCACGCCGCTCTGGCACAACTGACCACCACCTGGCGCAGGCAGACCTCCGGACAGACTACCGGGCTGACTACCGGTCTATCATCCAGGCAAACTACCAGGTAGCCACCTCCCCCAGTCACAGCCGTACAAGCCATAGATCCATCAATGCGGCACAG TTAAAAGCAGCACAGCAGGAGGAAAATGAGAGGACGGCCAGGAGGAATACTCAGCAGCCTCACATACCCAACGCTCCCATGAAAGcattacccacaaacccactACCCAACGGTGGCGTGAAAGCGTTACCCACAAACCCACAGTGCAGAGCAGCAGTGCCCTCACCAGAACG taaACCTGTGATCAGACACACATCTGTGATCAGACAGCCCCTATCACAGCAGTTAGAGCTGGAACTGGACCCTGTACCAGAGGAGGACACTGTTCCAGTCCCCAACCATACCCTCTCCCCTGGGAACTCACGGCCCATCAGGACCCCAGCTGCAGCGTGGGACCAGGTCCAACCATTCCTACACTCCCCAGAACCTCAGACTCAGAGAGAAACCACACTTAGTACTGAAGGCAGTGCAGATGAGGCTGAGCATCTAAAAGTGAAAG ccctccctcccGGAGCCACTCCCAGCCCAAGGCCCTCTGCTGGCACCATGGACCCAGAGGAGGCCTCGCGGCTCCTGGccgagaagaggagagaggcccgcctgaagagagagagagaggaggaggaaagcctGCGCAGGGAAGAGTTTGAGAG GCGAGGCAGAGAGGAGCTGGAGCACAGGAGGGTAGAGCAGCGAGCACGGCTGGAGGCTGAGGCCAAGtggctggtagaggagaggaagaggagggaggaagatgaGCAGAAACatgcagaggaggagagagccagTGCAGAAGAAGAGAAAGCCCTCAGAGCCATGCAGGAAGCTGCTCTCCTCCAGAAGCAG AGAGAGTTGGAGGAGACCCAGGCCAGGGAGAAGGCAGAGCAGCAGAGGCTGGAGAGAGACAAACacttccaggaggaggaggaacaacgacaggagagaaaaaag CGACTGGAGTTGATCATGAGGAGAACTAGGAAAGAA AAGCCTGTCCTGAATGGGAACTCAAACGATAACTCCTCCTCTCCAGAGGAAGCCCAACCAAAAGAGAACACTGAGCCTGTTAAGAATAGCAAAGGCACTTTAGAAGGGGTCATCAACCTAGGGGTCGTTGTCGGGACAGGGACCAAGCCGTCCAAGCTAGGTCTGAGTGACACGGAAGACATGGTTCCTGTTGTGGCCTTCAAAGAACGCAG GTCCCTGAGAACTCTGACAGGCATGGAGGAGATCCAGTCCCATCAGCGAACTG
- the map7a gene encoding MAP7 domain-containing protein 2 isoform X3, translated as MPCSVHSSNMAVIQEKQRETPSKKPVSQEDRKGLSTRDNQDNQKESRAERQGEKGNDDMKPCNSEKRRAVMCVPASFKSAVISNNTTSHGNPAGPQVLKVDERLRLAKERREEHEKQLVSRELGWLAREERARRLYEQQLEERKRRLQEQREKEEKRRTALERREEHKKQLVSRELDRLAREKRAMRHYEQQMEERKRRLQEQREKEARRRTAVEEKRRQRMKEESERYESVVKKTLEKSQRIKQRLSQGSRGRKTDNKSVAPRRSPLTAWERALVSRLLTPTCSYLARSRSRSHNCQSREEEVVHICPRSVSCHSMPATATNSHKSPRRSGTTDHHLAQADLRTDYRADYRSIIQANYQLKAAQQEENERTARRNTQQPHIPNAPMKALPTNPLPNGGVKALPTNPQCRAAVPSPERKPVIRHTSVIRQPLSQQLELELDPVPEEDTVPVPNHTLSPGNSRPIRTPAAAWDQVQPFLHSPEPQTQRETTLSTEGSADEAEHLKVKALPPGATPSPRPSAGTMDPEEASRLLAEKRREARLKREREEEESLRREEFERRGREELEHRRVEQRARLEAEAKWLVEERKRREEDEQKHAEEERASAEEEKALRAMQEAALLQKQRELEETQAREKAEQQRLERDKHFQEEEEQRQERKKRLELIMRRTRKEKPVLNGNSNDNSSSPEEAQPKENTEPVKNSKGTLEGVINLGVVVGTGTKPSKLGLSDTEDMVPVVAFKERRSLRTLTGMEEIQSHQRTEVI; from the exons AAAAAGGCAATGACGACATGAAGCCCTGTAAttcagagaagaggagagcagtcATGTGTGTTCCTGCCTCCTTCAAATCAGCTGTGATCAGTAACAACACAACCAGCCATGGAAACCCAGCAG GCCCACAGGTACTGAAGGTTGATGAGAGACTGAGACTAGCGAAAGAGCGGAGGGAGGAGCATGAGAAACAACTTG TGTCCAGAGAGCTGGGCTGGTTGGCTCGAGAGGAGAGGGCCAGGCGTCTCTATGAACAacagctggaggagaggaagaggaggctacaGGAGCagcgagagaaggaggagaagaggaggactgCGCTGGAGCGGAGGGAGGAGCATAAGAAACAGCTTG TTTCCAGAGAGCTGGACCGGTTGGCTCGAGAGAAGCGGGCCATGCGTCACTATGAGCagcagatggaggagaggaagaggaggcttcaggagcagagagagaaggaggcgaggaggcGCACTGCcgtggaggagaagaggaggcagagaatgAAGGAGGAATCA GAGCGCTATGAATCTGTGGTGAAGAAGACCTTGGAGAAGAGCCAGAGGATTAAGCAAAGACTCAGCCAGGGCTCTCGAGGAAGGAAGACCGACAACAAGAGCG TAGCTCCTCGCCGCTCCCCCCTGACTGCCTGGGAGAGGGCTCTGGTCAGTCgcctcctcacccctacctgcTCCTACCTAgccaggagcaggagcaggagtcATAATTGTCAGTCAAGAGAAGAAGAAG TTGTCCATATTTGTCCCCGTTCAGTTTCATGCCACTCCATGCCTGCCACTGCCACCAACTCTCACAAATCACCACGCCGCTCTGGCACAACTGACCACCACCTGGCGCAGGCAGACCTCCGGACAGACTACCGGGCTGACTACCGGTCTATCATCCAGGCAAACTACCAG TTAAAAGCAGCACAGCAGGAGGAAAATGAGAGGACGGCCAGGAGGAATACTCAGCAGCCTCACATACCCAACGCTCCCATGAAAGcattacccacaaacccactACCCAACGGTGGCGTGAAAGCGTTACCCACAAACCCACAGTGCAGAGCAGCAGTGCCCTCACCAGAACG taaACCTGTGATCAGACACACATCTGTGATCAGACAGCCCCTATCACAGCAGTTAGAGCTGGAACTGGACCCTGTACCAGAGGAGGACACTGTTCCAGTCCCCAACCATACCCTCTCCCCTGGGAACTCACGGCCCATCAGGACCCCAGCTGCAGCGTGGGACCAGGTCCAACCATTCCTACACTCCCCAGAACCTCAGACTCAGAGAGAAACCACACTTAGTACTGAAGGCAGTGCAGATGAGGCTGAGCATCTAAAAGTGAAAG ccctccctcccGGAGCCACTCCCAGCCCAAGGCCCTCTGCTGGCACCATGGACCCAGAGGAGGCCTCGCGGCTCCTGGccgagaagaggagagaggcccgcctgaagagagagagagaggaggaggaaagcctGCGCAGGGAAGAGTTTGAGAG GCGAGGCAGAGAGGAGCTGGAGCACAGGAGGGTAGAGCAGCGAGCACGGCTGGAGGCTGAGGCCAAGtggctggtagaggagaggaagaggagggaggaagatgaGCAGAAACatgcagaggaggagagagccagTGCAGAAGAAGAGAAAGCCCTCAGAGCCATGCAGGAAGCTGCTCTCCTCCAGAAGCAG AGAGAGTTGGAGGAGACCCAGGCCAGGGAGAAGGCAGAGCAGCAGAGGCTGGAGAGAGACAAACacttccaggaggaggaggaacaacgacaggagagaaaaaag CGACTGGAGTTGATCATGAGGAGAACTAGGAAAGAA AAGCCTGTCCTGAATGGGAACTCAAACGATAACTCCTCCTCTCCAGAGGAAGCCCAACCAAAAGAGAACACTGAGCCTGTTAAGAATAGCAAAGGCACTTTAGAAGGGGTCATCAACCTAGGGGTCGTTGTCGGGACAGGGACCAAGCCGTCCAAGCTAGGTCTGAGTGACACGGAAGACATGGTTCCTGTTGTGGCCTTCAAAGAACGCAG GTCCCTGAGAACTCTGACAGGCATGGAGGAGATCCAGTCCCATCAGCGAACTG
- the map7a gene encoding MAP7 domain-containing protein 2 isoform X4: MPCSVHSSNMAVIQEKQRETPSKKPVSQEDRKGLSTRDNQDNQKESRAERQGEKGNDDMKPCNSEKRRAVMCVPASFKSAVISNNTTSHGNPAGPQVLKVDERLRLAKERREEHEKQLVSRELGWLAREERARRLYEQQLEERKRRLQEQREKEEKRRTALERREEHKKQLVSRELDRLAREKRAMRHYEQQMEERKRRLQEQREKEARRRTAVEEKRRQRMKEESERYESVVKKTLEKSQRIKQRLSQGSRGRKTDNKSVSCHSMPATATNSHKSPRRSGTTDHHLAQADLRTDYRADYRSIIQANYQVATSPSHSRTSHRSINAAQLKAAQQEENERTARRNTQQPHIPNAPMKALPTNPLPNGGVKALPTNPQCRAAVPSPERKPVIRHTSVIRQPLSQQLELELDPVPEEDTVPVPNHTLSPGNSRPIRTPAAAWDQVQPFLHSPEPQTQRETTLSTEGSADEAEHLKVKALPPGATPSPRPSAGTMDPEEASRLLAEKRREARLKREREEEESLRREEFERRGREELEHRRVEQRARLEAEAKWLVEERKRREEDEQKHAEEERASAEEEKALRAMQEAALLQKQRELEETQAREKAEQQRLERDKHFQEEEEQRQERKKRLELIMRRTRKEKPVLNGNSNDNSSSPEEAQPKENTEPVKNSKGTLEGVINLGVVVGTGTKPSKLGLSDTEDMVPVVAFKERRSLRTLTGMEEIQSHQRTEVI, encoded by the exons AAAAAGGCAATGACGACATGAAGCCCTGTAAttcagagaagaggagagcagtcATGTGTGTTCCTGCCTCCTTCAAATCAGCTGTGATCAGTAACAACACAACCAGCCATGGAAACCCAGCAG GCCCACAGGTACTGAAGGTTGATGAGAGACTGAGACTAGCGAAAGAGCGGAGGGAGGAGCATGAGAAACAACTTG TGTCCAGAGAGCTGGGCTGGTTGGCTCGAGAGGAGAGGGCCAGGCGTCTCTATGAACAacagctggaggagaggaagaggaggctacaGGAGCagcgagagaaggaggagaagaggaggactgCGCTGGAGCGGAGGGAGGAGCATAAGAAACAGCTTG TTTCCAGAGAGCTGGACCGGTTGGCTCGAGAGAAGCGGGCCATGCGTCACTATGAGCagcagatggaggagaggaagaggaggcttcaggagcagagagagaaggaggcgaggaggcGCACTGCcgtggaggagaagaggaggcagagaatgAAGGAGGAATCA GAGCGCTATGAATCTGTGGTGAAGAAGACCTTGGAGAAGAGCCAGAGGATTAAGCAAAGACTCAGCCAGGGCTCTCGAGGAAGGAAGACCGACAACAAGAGCG TTTCATGCCACTCCATGCCTGCCACTGCCACCAACTCTCACAAATCACCACGCCGCTCTGGCACAACTGACCACCACCTGGCGCAGGCAGACCTCCGGACAGACTACCGGGCTGACTACCGGTCTATCATCCAGGCAAACTACCAGGTAGCCACCTCCCCCAGTCACAGCCGTACAAGCCATAGATCCATCAATGCGGCACAG TTAAAAGCAGCACAGCAGGAGGAAAATGAGAGGACGGCCAGGAGGAATACTCAGCAGCCTCACATACCCAACGCTCCCATGAAAGcattacccacaaacccactACCCAACGGTGGCGTGAAAGCGTTACCCACAAACCCACAGTGCAGAGCAGCAGTGCCCTCACCAGAACG taaACCTGTGATCAGACACACATCTGTGATCAGACAGCCCCTATCACAGCAGTTAGAGCTGGAACTGGACCCTGTACCAGAGGAGGACACTGTTCCAGTCCCCAACCATACCCTCTCCCCTGGGAACTCACGGCCCATCAGGACCCCAGCTGCAGCGTGGGACCAGGTCCAACCATTCCTACACTCCCCAGAACCTCAGACTCAGAGAGAAACCACACTTAGTACTGAAGGCAGTGCAGATGAGGCTGAGCATCTAAAAGTGAAAG ccctccctcccGGAGCCACTCCCAGCCCAAGGCCCTCTGCTGGCACCATGGACCCAGAGGAGGCCTCGCGGCTCCTGGccgagaagaggagagaggcccgcctgaagagagagagagaggaggaggaaagcctGCGCAGGGAAGAGTTTGAGAG GCGAGGCAGAGAGGAGCTGGAGCACAGGAGGGTAGAGCAGCGAGCACGGCTGGAGGCTGAGGCCAAGtggctggtagaggagaggaagaggagggaggaagatgaGCAGAAACatgcagaggaggagagagccagTGCAGAAGAAGAGAAAGCCCTCAGAGCCATGCAGGAAGCTGCTCTCCTCCAGAAGCAG AGAGAGTTGGAGGAGACCCAGGCCAGGGAGAAGGCAGAGCAGCAGAGGCTGGAGAGAGACAAACacttccaggaggaggaggaacaacgacaggagagaaaaaag CGACTGGAGTTGATCATGAGGAGAACTAGGAAAGAA AAGCCTGTCCTGAATGGGAACTCAAACGATAACTCCTCCTCTCCAGAGGAAGCCCAACCAAAAGAGAACACTGAGCCTGTTAAGAATAGCAAAGGCACTTTAGAAGGGGTCATCAACCTAGGGGTCGTTGTCGGGACAGGGACCAAGCCGTCCAAGCTAGGTCTGAGTGACACGGAAGACATGGTTCCTGTTGTGGCCTTCAAAGAACGCAG GTCCCTGAGAACTCTGACAGGCATGGAGGAGATCCAGTCCCATCAGCGAACTG
- the map7a gene encoding MAP7 domain-containing protein 2 isoform X5 encodes MPCSVHSSNMAVIQEKQRETPSKKPVSQEDRKGLSTRDNQDNQKESRAERQGEKGNDDMKPCNSEKRRAVMCVPASFKSAVISNNTTSHGNPAGPQVLKVDERLRLAKERREEHEKQLVSRELGWLAREERARRLYEQQLEERKRRLQEQREKEEKRRTALERREEHKKQLVSRELDRLAREKRAMRHYEQQMEERKRRLQEQREKEARRRTAVEEKRRQRMKEESERYESVVKKTLEKSQRIKQRLSQGSRGRKTDNKSVAPRRSPLTAWERALVSRLLTPTCSYLARSRSRSHNCQSREEEVVHICPRSVSCHSMPATATNSHKSPRRSGTTDHHLAQADLRTDYRADYRSIIQANYQVATSPSHSRTSHRSINAAQLKAAQQEENERTARRNTQQPHIPNAPMKALPTNPLPNGGVKALPTNPQCRAAVPSPERKPVIRHTSVIRQPLSQQLELELDPVPEEDTVPVPNHTLSPGNSRPIRTPAAAWDQVQPFLHSPEPQTQRETTLSTEGSADEAEHLKVKALPPGATPSPRPSAGTMDPEEASRLLAEKRREARLKREREEEESLRREEFERRGREELEHRRVEQRARLEAEAKWLVEERKRREEDEQKHAEEERASAEEEKALRAMQEAALLQKQRELEETQAREKAEQQRLERDKHFQEEEEQRQERKKATGVDHEEN; translated from the exons AAAAAGGCAATGACGACATGAAGCCCTGTAAttcagagaagaggagagcagtcATGTGTGTTCCTGCCTCCTTCAAATCAGCTGTGATCAGTAACAACACAACCAGCCATGGAAACCCAGCAG GCCCACAGGTACTGAAGGTTGATGAGAGACTGAGACTAGCGAAAGAGCGGAGGGAGGAGCATGAGAAACAACTTG TGTCCAGAGAGCTGGGCTGGTTGGCTCGAGAGGAGAGGGCCAGGCGTCTCTATGAACAacagctggaggagaggaagaggaggctacaGGAGCagcgagagaaggaggagaagaggaggactgCGCTGGAGCGGAGGGAGGAGCATAAGAAACAGCTTG TTTCCAGAGAGCTGGACCGGTTGGCTCGAGAGAAGCGGGCCATGCGTCACTATGAGCagcagatggaggagaggaagaggaggcttcaggagcagagagagaaggaggcgaggaggcGCACTGCcgtggaggagaagaggaggcagagaatgAAGGAGGAATCA GAGCGCTATGAATCTGTGGTGAAGAAGACCTTGGAGAAGAGCCAGAGGATTAAGCAAAGACTCAGCCAGGGCTCTCGAGGAAGGAAGACCGACAACAAGAGCG TAGCTCCTCGCCGCTCCCCCCTGACTGCCTGGGAGAGGGCTCTGGTCAGTCgcctcctcacccctacctgcTCCTACCTAgccaggagcaggagcaggagtcATAATTGTCAGTCAAGAGAAGAAGAAG TTGTCCATATTTGTCCCCGTTCAGTTTCATGCCACTCCATGCCTGCCACTGCCACCAACTCTCACAAATCACCACGCCGCTCTGGCACAACTGACCACCACCTGGCGCAGGCAGACCTCCGGACAGACTACCGGGCTGACTACCGGTCTATCATCCAGGCAAACTACCAGGTAGCCACCTCCCCCAGTCACAGCCGTACAAGCCATAGATCCATCAATGCGGCACAG TTAAAAGCAGCACAGCAGGAGGAAAATGAGAGGACGGCCAGGAGGAATACTCAGCAGCCTCACATACCCAACGCTCCCATGAAAGcattacccacaaacccactACCCAACGGTGGCGTGAAAGCGTTACCCACAAACCCACAGTGCAGAGCAGCAGTGCCCTCACCAGAACG taaACCTGTGATCAGACACACATCTGTGATCAGACAGCCCCTATCACAGCAGTTAGAGCTGGAACTGGACCCTGTACCAGAGGAGGACACTGTTCCAGTCCCCAACCATACCCTCTCCCCTGGGAACTCACGGCCCATCAGGACCCCAGCTGCAGCGTGGGACCAGGTCCAACCATTCCTACACTCCCCAGAACCTCAGACTCAGAGAGAAACCACACTTAGTACTGAAGGCAGTGCAGATGAGGCTGAGCATCTAAAAGTGAAAG ccctccctcccGGAGCCACTCCCAGCCCAAGGCCCTCTGCTGGCACCATGGACCCAGAGGAGGCCTCGCGGCTCCTGGccgagaagaggagagaggcccgcctgaagagagagagagaggaggaggaaagcctGCGCAGGGAAGAGTTTGAGAG GCGAGGCAGAGAGGAGCTGGAGCACAGGAGGGTAGAGCAGCGAGCACGGCTGGAGGCTGAGGCCAAGtggctggtagaggagaggaagaggagggaggaagatgaGCAGAAACatgcagaggaggagagagccagTGCAGAAGAAGAGAAAGCCCTCAGAGCCATGCAGGAAGCTGCTCTCCTCCAGAAGCAG AGAGAGTTGGAGGAGACCCAGGCCAGGGAGAAGGCAGAGCAGCAGAGGCTGGAGAGAGACAAACacttccaggaggaggaggaacaacgacaggagagaaaaaa AGCGACTGGAGTTGATCATGAGGAGAACTAG